The DNA sequence GGACCCTTAATGACTTTctaattttttattatcttatacTTTTAGCGAAAATATTATTTTACAACACTGTCCCTAATTTAAACCCAAAAAAAGTTATCAAAATTTGACGATATTTAATatagattttaaaaaaattcataaaaaacTATGTGATATTccatttgaattttaaaaaatccaGTAAAACCTGGTGGTGCCAAAAAATtcatgaattttttttttatcaattggtaaattttgataattttcctacaatatttttaatattttaaaatttctttGAAATGTAAAAGATTTTAATGAACTCCACAAAATCATCGAAACTTcacaatttttttaataaattacgtCAAAATTTGCAAATAACTAAAATCaacgaaaatattttaaaacaaaCCCAGAATATTATTATTACAAAAAGTTGTGAGAAAAGTGAGGAACAACGACAATGGAGGAAGAAACAGAAACATCATCTGCAACAAGCCCTAAACATGACGATTTCAAGACCAAACTGATCCACGAAGAAATGGTGTGGATCGACTACGCAGTCCACCAGGCCCAAATCGCCCAGAAAACCATTCAAGATTCTTTGGATTCCGCTGTTTCTTTTGCCCAGTCTCGCTTCAATCAGATTCGTGATACTTCTGCTGCTAATCTCTCTGTTACTGCTGTaagattttatttttgtttgtttttttttatgtttttttcgATATTTTTTCGCGAAATGAAATGAAATGGAATGGGGTGTTTTTGTCATGTGTGAATGTATTTTTTTGATTGTAATATGTGTGAATTCGAATATTAGTTGATTGGAGATGAAAAGGGTAGATTGGTAATTTGAATTGCGGCTCGGGAAACTATTGGGGTGAGAATTTTTGTGTATGTTGGTGAGTTTCTGCGAGTTTGGAATAAGAGGTATGATGCCGTTGAGGGTGTTGATGATGTACGGAAAGGGTTGAGATTTTGAGGAGGTAGAGAGTTTAGTCTGTACTACTCTAGGGATCGAATGCACAATACTAGGGCATTTAAAACAAACTTTAGAGAAAAGCGTTCATTCATCACCTAATCTACAGACATTTAGAAGAAAATAATTTAGTAGTAATTGATTAATTACTTAAGAAGACTAGGTCTTGAGTTTTAAAGTGGGAAGAATTTAGAATCTGTGCACGTGACTCAGAATTGAGAGTAATGATCCTCGTGTTAATAGAGTGCTCTTGTTGGAGTTGGCTAGACACGATGCCTTTTGACATGGTTTTACTCTATATGAAAACTGAGGTTATTATGGTCGACCTTCAGTGGTTCATGGACTTCACTGTGTTAAAATTTTTGACAAGTGGCTTGCTCCAGCTCTTAAACCTCTCTACTTTCTTATTTTAGGGTATTTGTAGACTTCGTCTTTCTTTGTTTATTGAAAAGAAACCTTCTGATTGATTTACTCGATTATATATTTGGGATGCAGCGCAGTCTTTGAGCTATTTAAGTGATTATTTTGAAGATTGACACACAATAAACCTTTGACATGCCTGGTCTCGGAAAGCATATGAAATAATATTTGTATGCAATTTTCAGTTTCTGCGTGGTAATGATGTTAACGTTTTTAAGTTAAAAAGAGATCTACCAATACTTTGTAATCGTTTTAATTCTAGACAAATTCTCATCTGATAGATTTCAGTGTTATTGTTTTACTCAACTTTTTCTTAAATGTTTTGTTTCAAAATATTATATGTTTACCCAGGGATGCCAGATATATTAACTTGTATATACCATCAGAGTACCTGTGAAAGACACACGGTGATTTCAACAGTTGGGCTATGTATTATAGAATGTTGACTAACTCCTCCAATTTTTATATTTGTTAAATTTGAATTAGTCTATAATTAGATTGTCACCAATCAAAAATTGCATGTCATATTTCTACTAattaatattttctaaaattttgcGGTTGATTACAACAAAAACATGATTGCAGGAACATCTGGAAGATCTAAAGTCTGATTACAAAGCATATGAGAATCTTGCATTTGGAAAGATTAAAGGTCTTTTGGTGTAGTTATAAAACTCTTTTGAAAGATGGATACACTCTAAATATGTCAAACAGTTGTATTTGCATGACTTGAATTTCCTATCATCTCATTGTAGATGGAATACTTCTTGCTGCTTCCAATCCTTTACTGACAAGCGGGGTCGTCCTTGCATCAGGTCTTGTAATTTCAAAAAGTATGTTCTACCACGGTTAACATTCCTTCATTTTAGTAGCTTGGTATATCTTTATTCCTTTCTATATATGTGTCAAGATTTGCAATAGCATTAGTGACAGGATGTTACTTAGCCCCATCGGTAGGGGTGTGCATTCGGTTAACCGAAACCGAAATTTAAATCGTTTTTAACCGAAACCGGAATTTAAATCAGTTAACTGAAACCAGAATACACCCAAAATGGCTaccgaaaaccgaaccgaaattaaTTCGGTTTTAACCAACCCGATATATTCTTTTCCTTTATTACCGGAAACTGAAATAAAAAACCGATATGTATTGGAAGTATGaaaaattacaagaaataaaCGTAAATAATACAACCAATATTTAAAACTAAAGATATATTCTCTCTGTTAATTAAGAAGGATTAGGACATTCACTGTTTTTTTCCTACTGTAAAGAGTAGTTATTTTTATGGTCTGGACTCTGGACTTTAGAGACTTGCAGGAGCAAGTAGCAATAGATCAACCATACTTTTGTTAACAAAATCAATTCAGTAAATTATATGACAATAAATCTACAAAATTATCAAGCGGAGCTTTAATACATCTATCACATTCATATAAGAATACGTAAGAGTCACGGCTTTAGCCAACTATAAGTGCAATTACAGAGACACACACGTAGATACTcacaaatattaatatttattataattattatattattaattcgGTTATTTTTTTTTTCTGTTTTTCGGTTAACCGCGGTTAATAACCGAATTACCGAATAGCAGAAAAATGCTACCGAAAACCGAACCGAAGTTCCTTAATTGGTAACCGAACTGAAAATATGTCGGTTATTCGGTACGATTTTTGGTTAACCGAGCCGAATGCACACCCCTACCCATCGGGGCTACTAGAGCCACCATATTGCTTCTCCCTGCATAACTTGTATATATACAGTTGCTATAGAGTTTGTAATATACATCGGGACCAGTTAAAATGATAGATATACTCCTATTATATTTTAGACGCTGGTTTGAGATTTATCATAATTTTACATTTAATATGATGTCTTATATATACATCATTAAATTAAATCCTAATAGTACCAATAGTCTTGAGTTTGAGGGTTTCGCCATGGCCTTTGTGGTAAGGCAGCCCACTCCTATCACCAAGTTCCTGGGTTTGGTTTCTCATTCTGTCCTCTATACTTGTAAAAAGTTTGTATTTTGTGTAAAAGAAGTGACAACATTTGTTTTGTTGGtatcttcaatgtcatatttgTTACTTGTCTAAAAGAAAAACATATTTAATATGATTTGTTGTTTCGGTTGGACCCCTAAAACAATTGTGACCTGGTTAGCAATCTCATAAAAGGCAAAGTCTGGGAGGGGTACaatatcaaaatatatatttaacGTATTAGTCTATTAGCtaacttattttattatttgcAGAACCCAGACGTGCCTTGTATTACAAGTCAATGCGCCTTTTTTCTAGCGAGGAGGTAAGTATATTAGTCCTTACAAAATGACATCTTGTACACTTGTAGATAATTGAAGAAAATACTGTTTTGCCTGAGAACATGTGGTGGGGGGAACAGCGGAGAACACAAATATGACCAGTTATGCACATGGTTTACCAGAAGTTCTTTTCAATAATGTAGTCAATTATTTGGGACAAGGGTGGTGAATTATGATATGTGGCATTTGTTAGAAAGTACTACTGTTAGTTCGTTACACTAAGATTATCTAATTATGAACTATTAATCATCTATTCTAACTATGATCAGTGTTTTAGAGTCTGTATATAATCATGTAATTCTTACATGTTGAGTAGAtgtttgttgttataattcacTGAAAGAATTTCAATTAAACATAACTGTTTTGTCATTGAGGGCCCTAGGGTTTAGTGTTTTCTCTACTGGTCATTTCTTAGCGTTTCTTGTTGACTTTATCAAAGTATTTGGTCTTATCCTAAATCCAAAACTGGTTGTGGTTGTGAAAATTCAACTCAAAACACAAACAAACATGCAGCTCCACAAATCCACACAAACCCTTAATACCCCCCAACCCCATACTGATAAATATTTACCTATGACCTAACCTCCACACAAGTAGGGGTGTAATTCGAACCGAGCCGGCTCGAACTCGACTCGAACTCGTTATCGAGCTCGAACACATTTTCTGGCTCGATAAAAAACtcgagtcgagtcgagtcgagtttttttgagctcgactcgataaactcgaactcgactcgaacTCGAGCTCGATTATTTTTATTATTCAATTGTCCAATAAAATTAGTTTTGCAGACTAATTTACTAGTTTTTCATAATATATCGGCatttttatgttttattatatttggtaaaaattttgaattgaattattttgttaaaatatatttaattttttttatagttAAATGTTGATAAATATgagcttaatttatttatttttgaaaaattcaaCTCTAATTAGTTTAAATATACGATAACTGAGCACGATTGGATATCTCAAGTGGTTAAGAGTTTATCCTCTGTCGTCTCAGGTACTGGGTTTGATCCTCGCTCACCCCGAGATTTAtgagaacagatactcatttgtaaggctataagccacatttgtcaaaaaaaaatatACGATAACTGCtatctaaattttaaaataaaataataacttAATAACTTCATTTTCGTTAACAAAATTAATTTTTGGGGTTTTTTCAAAAATACCcaagttataattttttttgcaaaaatacggtgCAAATGGAATAAGCTCGAAAACTCGTTTAAAAACTCGAAAACTTGATTAAAAAACTCGAAAAGCTCGAAAACTCGCGAGTAGctcgaactcgactcgtttaTTATCCGGGTCGAGCTCAGACATAATTTTGAGGGTCGGTTTTTTTTTGGCTCGACTCGATTCGATTAAAAAAAGCTCGAACTCGAATTTAATAAGCAcaaactcgactcgactcgaatTACATCCTACACACAAGAATATACATAATTGAATGTACCATGTGTAccattaattttaatttaattatcagaatatatttagtACTTACAGCTGAATCCTGAAGTGTGAGACTAATTTTTCTTGTCTAATTGTTGTTGCACTCCAGACCTTGTTCTCTAAAGCGGAGGCTAAGGTAAACAGATTGAAAGAATCTATTGAGAGCCTGAAGAAAGAAGGTGAAGCTTTGGAGGTTTGTCTGCTTTTATGTCAATATCAAGTTAGCATATGCTAGTATATATAGGTGTGTGTTCTAATAAAAAGTATGAAGTCATATTCATCTATTATTGAGTATTTGATGGGTAATAAAACTGGAACATATATGTCAATTGATAGTACTTTGTTTAATATTTTGTCATAAAAAAAGTCACTACGAAGGCCCACGTTCTCCAGGAAAAGAAAGAGGATGAAAGTCCTCGATCAAAATGTCGTCGTTCTTGCTGATCGTCACTATTGTAGGTTAAAGCAGCTGCTTCGGTGCGTCGATGGGTAATTTGCATGAAAATTGATAGTTAACTTGTGGTGAAATGCAAACATAACCATTTCGCAAATCACAACTCATAGTTATATATATCACCAGATACATTTCTATACAAATATCAAAATGAACACCTATCATTTCATATCCGAATATATTAAAATTCTACATCAAATTCGAAGAGAAAGTAGAGATGTATTATAAGGCGAAGTTGTATTGTAACAAGCCTATTCGGCCGCGGGTTTCAACTCTTAAAAGTGTTAATgttaatttttataataatagAAGTCTAGCTCCAGTTCATTGAACGCTAAAAGTTCGCACATTTAATTAAAAGATCAAAGAGAGAGAAACTTGTTAGCTCCC is a window from the Apium graveolens cultivar Ventura chromosome 1, ASM990537v1, whole genome shotgun sequence genome containing:
- the LOC141660139 gene encoding RGS1-HXK1-interacting protein 1, which codes for MEEETETSSATSPKHDDFKTKLIHEEMVWIDYAVHQAQIAQKTIQDSLDSAVSFAQSRFNQIRDTSAANLSVTAEHLEDLKSDYKAYENLAFGKIKDGILLAASNPLLTSGVVLASGLVISKKPRRALYYKSMRLFSSEETLFSKAEAKVNRLKESIESLKKEGEALEKGALQAEEEMKRGRKKLRQAGNQIQGVTRTAYKIEREAAGLKDILKELPRREASLFRSEVSKLGSEAKRERQALSKKVTKISNYGISV